TTTCCATATCCCCTTTGGTTTTTGGCTCTACAGCCACTGAGATAACTGGTTCAGGGATAAACAATGTCTCCAAAACTATGGGATCTTCTGTGTTACAAAGAGTGTCACCTGTTGTTGTGTTCTTAAGACCTAATACAGCTCCTAAATCTCCTGCCCTCAATTCATCTACCTCCTCTCTTTCATCAGCCTTCAGAATTACTAATCTAGAAATTCTCTCTTTAGCGTCTTTTGTAGAATTCATGACATAGCTTCCCTTCGAAAGAACACCTGAATACATCCTTACAAAGGTTAATTTCCCATAAGGATCTGACATCACTTTGAAAGCTAATGCACTGAAAGGAGCATTATCATCTGAAGGCCTGACGTCTTCTTTACCACTGGGTAGAACACCTTGTATTGGTTTCACATCAACTGGAGCTGGCAAGTAATCAACGACAGCATCTAGTACAAGTTGGACACCTTTATTCTTAAAAGCTGAACCACACAGTACAGGGACTAATCCATGTTTTAAAACACCTTCCCTTATACCTTTTTTAAGTTGTTCTTCAGATAATTCTCCTGTATCGAGGAATATTTCAATTAACTCTTCATCATTTTCTGCTACGCTCTCCATCAACTTAAATCTCCACTCAGCAGCCTCTTCCTGCATCTCAGTTGGGATAGGAGCTTCTTCAATATCAGTACCAAGATCATTTTTGTAGAGATAAGCTTTATTAGCAACTAAATCAATAATGCCAGTGAGATCTCCTTCAGCTCCAATTGGTAATTGTATAGGAAATGCATTTGCCTTAAGTCGATCTTTTATCTGCTCATTAACTTTTAAGAAATCTGCTCCAGTTCTGTCCATTTTATTTACAAAAACCATTCTTGGAACAGAGTATCTATCAGCTTGACGCCAAACTGTTTCAGATTGAGGCTGAACTCCTCCAACAGCGCAAAATACAGCAATAACTCCGTCCAAAACTCTCATCGATCTTTCAACTTCAATAGTGAAGTCAACGTGTCCTGGAGTATCGATAATATTGATTCTATGATCTTGCCAACTAGTAGATATTGCAGCAGCTGTAATTGTTATTCCTCTTTCTCTTTCTTGAGCCATCCAATCAGTTACTGCAGCGCCATCATGAACCTCTCCTATTTTGTGGACCACACCTGAATAAAACAAGATTCTTTCAGTTGTTGTTGTCTTCCCTGCATCAATATGAGCGGCTATACCTATGTTCCTTACTCGTTCTAGGGGAAAGTCGCGTGCCAATTTTAAAGCTCCAAATAAAATAAATTTTGATAATTTTAGTTCACCAAAAGCAAACTCTTAATAATAATAAACTACTTGAGTACCTTTTTGACGAAATTAATATCTGTAATGTGCAAAAGCTTTATTAGCTTCAGCCATTTTGTGGGTATCTTCTCTTTTTTTAACAGAACTACCGGTTTCATTTGCAGCGTCCATTAACTCACCAGCAAGTTTTTGAGACATACTTTTGCCATTTCTCGCCCGTGAGAATGTGACAAGCCATCTTAATGCCATAGCTGTACCCCTCTCTTGGCGTACTTCCATAGGCACTTGATATGTGGCACCACCAACCCTTCTAGCTCTTACCTCAACAAGAGGCGTAGCATTTTTAACTGCTGTTTCAAATAATTCAACTGCATTCCCGCCAGTTCTCTCACTTATTAAAGAGAAAGCATCAGACAATATTTTTTGAGCTGTAGATTTTTTTCCATGTTTCATCAATCGAGAAATCATCATAGAAGCTAAACGGCTATTAAATTGAGGATCTGGGAGAACTGGTCTTTTTACTGCTGCATTACGACGTGACATGTTTTTAAAGAGTACTGTTTACAAATTAATCTTTTGGAGCTTTTGCTCCATACTTAGATCTGGATTGACGTCTATCTTTGACTCCAGCCGTATCTAAAGTTCCTCTTATTATATGATATCTAACCCCAGGTAAGTCCTTAACTCTTCCACCCCTAAGAAGTACTACAGAGTGTTCTTGTAAATTATGTCCAATTCCAGGAATATAAGCCGTTACTTCAAAACCAGAAGTTAATCTAACCCTTGCAACTTTTCTAAGAGCTGAATTAGGTTTTTTAGGTGTTGATGTATAAACTCTAGTACATACCCCTCTTCTTTCAGGGCAAGCCTTTAAAGCTGGGGATTTTGTTTTTCTTGTCAGACGTTTTCTTTCTGAACCTATTAATTGTGAGATGGTTGGCATCTATTATATTTTGAAAAAATAAACATTTAAATATCATAACCTTTTACGAGCACCAACTAAAAGTTTTTAAAGATATTTTTCTAAAAATTTGTGAAATTAAAATTCTTTGGTAAATATTCATTATCTTTAGATTTATTTTCGTATTTATTTTTATAATAGGAATACATAAATAACTTATATAGAATTAAATAATCCATGGGAGAGAGTATCAAAAGAATCGTTGGGCCATATCAAGATAGTTATTCCCCAAATGGAATAATTGGTGAAAAAGATGCGTGTGGAGTTGGTTTCATAGCAAATATTAATGGGATAGAAAGCAACTGGATCTTAAAACAATCCCTCAAAGGCCTTAATTGCATGGAGCATAGAGGAGGTTGTGGAGGGGATAGTGACTCAGGAGATGGGGCGGGCATTTTGTGTTCAATCCCATGGAATTACTTAGAAAAAGAAGTTAATTTTGAAAATAAAAAAGACTTTGATAAAGGTTT
Above is a window of Prochlorococcus marinus XMU1406 DNA encoding:
- the fusA gene encoding elongation factor G; translation: MARDFPLERVRNIGIAAHIDAGKTTTTERILFYSGVVHKIGEVHDGAAVTDWMAQERERGITITAAAISTSWQDHRINIIDTPGHVDFTIEVERSMRVLDGVIAVFCAVGGVQPQSETVWRQADRYSVPRMVFVNKMDRTGADFLKVNEQIKDRLKANAFPIQLPIGAEGDLTGIIDLVANKAYLYKNDLGTDIEEAPIPTEMQEEAAEWRFKLMESVAENDEELIEIFLDTGELSEEQLKKGIREGVLKHGLVPVLCGSAFKNKGVQLVLDAVVDYLPAPVDVKPIQGVLPSGKEDVRPSDDNAPFSALAFKVMSDPYGKLTFVRMYSGVLSKGSYVMNSTKDAKERISRLVILKADEREEVDELRAGDLGAVLGLKNTTTGDTLCNTEDPIVLETLFIPEPVISVAVEPKTKGDMEKLSKALVALSEEDPTFRVSTDPETNQTVIAGMGELHLEILVDRMLREFKVEANIGAPQVSYRETIRSSSKGEGKYARQTGGKGQYGHVIIEMEPAEVGKGFEFVNKIVGGAVPKEYIGPASNGMKETCESGVLAGYPLIDVKVTLVDGSFHDVDSSEMAFKIAGSMAFKDGVKKCNPVLLEPMMKVEVESPDDFLGSVIGDLSSRRGQVEGQSVDDGLSKVQAKVPLAEMFGYATQLRSMTQGRGIFSMEFANYEEVPRNVAEAIISKNQGNS
- the rpsG gene encoding 30S ribosomal protein S7, which gives rise to MSRRNAAVKRPVLPDPQFNSRLASMMISRLMKHGKKSTAQKILSDAFSLISERTGGNAVELFETAVKNATPLVEVRARRVGGATYQVPMEVRQERGTAMALRWLVTFSRARNGKSMSQKLAGELMDAANETGSSVKKREDTHKMAEANKAFAHYRY
- the rpsL gene encoding 30S ribosomal protein S12, with protein sequence MPTISQLIGSERKRLTRKTKSPALKACPERRGVCTRVYTSTPKKPNSALRKVARVRLTSGFEVTAYIPGIGHNLQEHSVVLLRGGRVKDLPGVRYHIIRGTLDTAGVKDRRQSRSKYGAKAPKD